From a region of the Corallococcus coralloides DSM 2259 genome:
- a CDS encoding tetratricopeptide repeat protein yields MSAGPAIPLPGTAAPRAAAIPLPGNAAPPVPEDPFSFDDEVPPEAYASPGVAAPRAISLDAGPGAPVALPDDSFNFDMDAAPPAPAPAEDDFAEVSSGEFSSLDTSDFSEPREDVTRVVAIPVPNAAFREPAAPADYGTHEPAGTARDFDFSEEPVAAAPPAEADFGTPDFDFADDGTLPVPAQPAPEDAFTFDINDPNNAHGPAASRPHPQTYGYGEPEPQADPFALAPPPAEPEADPFGLPPPSAYAAPDPLADPFALPPPPDAGAPSYDMGGLPSASEDPFALPPSPGMDFSDLPSPAAPQAMDFSDLPSPAAPAVSFDFAEPPAPAYGQAPMPTDDPFAVDFTSPPPAAPPAPDFQLDFGDPAPAAPPPPARVNPAVDFGDVDFGDPAPVPSSAATGLPDALEFDPTAAPVDDLEADLSAPLPPPPAAGPADGLEMLSFIDDSAGKDAGGRVQVKRFHVRRRSGKMFGPFEEGVIVKMLEDGQLLGNEDVSPDSEAWSAIGTVPVFAAAIQRLMEGPAKAVPLAATPGAPAPEAAGAADPANPQASMERLRQLYEGRMAAVSVVDRSASDARWKKRMPAIIAAGVAVLVLGTGASFEASRYGAFGRNKFFPSRVSSGSAEAKLVEEARKGLLADTYASYKEARTKSAQVLAKKEYPEVRALWCQSVAYLQRRYAAGERADLTTCGKHMEAIELLGEKNVEVIKTTAGIALTQRKAAEVQARLRDAAVREDNQGDLELSFLLAESYEQQKDIGNAVATLTKVLEKDAKSAKAHHALGNLYQAQGKADEAAKAYAEALAADPQHAASAVELAAVELLVRKSNIEQGAQAVESALKLQDALGPAERARARGLKGVALFQQFKPKEAETELKEALKDNPNSDFIKAQLAQVLRSQRDYDGALPLYASLAKEDSDNLGFVDGHITALVMTGKMQDALTAVEAASKSFPNEARIAYLYGRIEDALDKPTEAEGHFKRATAADAKLVDAGLYLGRLYLRQHRNADARTLLEAAAQQAPEHAGVHAGLGELALAENNSLLAQQEFDRAVQLDPNLADAHLGLSRVALLNGDATRAETEANRALELDPHLLKDGRLQRGLVLWRLHRLDEAAAELEKAKAEDPRSITTPITLGAVLLEKGDLAGAESNLGLALRNEPSNHEALYYLGLVRAKRSEYTQALDSMKTAVDRAPKRPDYKYAYGVILRDAKRLPDAVEQWKAAVELEPNYADAHEALGHAHLERGEFDEAIASFEAALKADPQRTRVLGAMGDVLFNAARWDDAVRRYQAALKADPKLTYVYYKVARAFTEQAQYAKAIDWYKKATTAEPDNAQSFYYLGFAYKERNKRKDAITAFKEYLVKKPDAADKKDIEDEIYDLEH; encoded by the coding sequence ATGAGCGCGGGTCCGGCCATCCCGCTTCCGGGCACGGCCGCACCGCGCGCCGCCGCCATCCCGCTGCCGGGCAACGCCGCTCCGCCCGTCCCCGAGGATCCGTTCTCCTTCGACGACGAGGTCCCGCCCGAGGCCTATGCCTCGCCGGGCGTGGCCGCGCCCCGGGCCATCTCGCTCGACGCGGGACCTGGCGCGCCGGTGGCCCTTCCGGACGACTCGTTCAACTTCGACATGGACGCCGCGCCGCCGGCCCCCGCGCCCGCGGAGGATGACTTCGCGGAGGTGAGCAGCGGCGAGTTCTCCTCGCTCGACACCAGCGACTTCTCCGAGCCGCGCGAGGACGTGACCCGCGTCGTCGCAATCCCCGTCCCCAACGCCGCCTTCCGCGAGCCCGCCGCGCCCGCCGACTACGGCACGCACGAGCCCGCCGGCACCGCGCGCGACTTCGACTTCTCCGAGGAGCCCGTCGCCGCCGCCCCGCCCGCCGAGGCCGACTTCGGCACGCCCGACTTCGACTTCGCGGACGACGGCACCCTGCCCGTCCCCGCGCAGCCCGCGCCGGAAGACGCGTTCACCTTCGACATCAACGACCCGAACAACGCCCACGGCCCCGCGGCGTCGCGGCCCCATCCGCAGACCTACGGCTACGGCGAGCCGGAGCCCCAGGCGGATCCGTTCGCCCTGGCCCCGCCCCCCGCGGAACCTGAAGCGGATCCGTTCGGCCTCCCGCCGCCCTCCGCCTACGCGGCCCCGGACCCCCTCGCCGACCCGTTCGCCCTGCCTCCGCCGCCCGACGCCGGTGCGCCGTCCTACGACATGGGCGGGCTGCCCTCCGCGAGCGAGGATCCGTTCGCCCTGCCGCCCTCGCCCGGCATGGACTTCTCGGACCTGCCCTCGCCCGCCGCGCCCCAGGCGATGGACTTCTCGGACCTGCCCTCGCCCGCCGCGCCGGCCGTGTCCTTCGACTTCGCGGAGCCGCCGGCCCCCGCGTACGGCCAGGCCCCCATGCCCACGGATGATCCGTTCGCCGTGGACTTCACGTCGCCGCCCCCGGCCGCGCCGCCCGCTCCGGACTTCCAGCTGGACTTCGGCGACCCCGCCCCGGCCGCGCCGCCCCCGCCCGCGCGCGTCAACCCCGCCGTGGACTTCGGCGACGTGGACTTCGGCGACCCCGCCCCCGTCCCGTCCTCCGCGGCCACGGGCCTGCCGGACGCGCTGGAGTTCGACCCCACCGCCGCGCCCGTGGATGACCTGGAAGCGGACCTCTCCGCGCCGCTGCCGCCCCCGCCCGCCGCGGGCCCCGCGGACGGCCTGGAGATGCTCAGCTTCATCGACGACAGCGCCGGCAAGGACGCCGGTGGCCGCGTGCAGGTGAAGCGCTTCCACGTGCGCCGCCGCTCCGGGAAGATGTTCGGCCCGTTCGAAGAGGGCGTCATCGTCAAGATGCTCGAGGACGGCCAGCTCCTGGGCAACGAGGACGTGTCGCCGGACTCAGAGGCGTGGTCCGCCATCGGCACCGTGCCCGTCTTCGCCGCCGCCATCCAGCGGCTGATGGAGGGGCCGGCCAAGGCCGTGCCGCTCGCGGCCACCCCGGGCGCGCCGGCTCCGGAGGCGGCGGGCGCCGCGGATCCCGCCAACCCCCAGGCCAGCATGGAGCGGCTGCGCCAGCTCTACGAAGGCCGCATGGCCGCGGTGTCCGTCGTGGACCGCAGCGCCTCCGACGCCAGGTGGAAGAAGCGCATGCCCGCCATCATCGCCGCGGGCGTGGCGGTGCTCGTGCTGGGCACCGGCGCCAGCTTCGAGGCCAGCCGCTACGGCGCCTTCGGCCGCAACAAGTTCTTCCCGTCGCGCGTGTCCTCCGGCTCCGCCGAGGCGAAGCTCGTCGAGGAGGCGCGCAAGGGGCTCCTGGCGGACACCTACGCCAGCTACAAGGAAGCGCGCACCAAGAGCGCCCAGGTGCTGGCGAAGAAGGAGTACCCGGAGGTCCGCGCCCTCTGGTGCCAGTCCGTCGCCTACCTGCAGCGCCGCTACGCGGCCGGAGAGCGCGCCGACCTCACCACGTGCGGCAAGCACATGGAGGCCATCGAGCTCCTGGGCGAGAAGAACGTGGAGGTCATCAAGACCACCGCCGGCATCGCGCTCACCCAGCGAAAGGCGGCGGAGGTGCAGGCCCGCCTGCGCGACGCCGCCGTCCGCGAGGACAACCAGGGCGACCTGGAGCTCTCCTTCCTCCTGGCGGAGTCCTACGAGCAGCAGAAGGACATCGGCAACGCCGTCGCCACGCTGACCAAGGTGCTGGAGAAGGACGCGAAGTCCGCCAAGGCCCACCACGCGCTGGGCAACCTGTACCAGGCGCAGGGCAAGGCCGACGAGGCCGCCAAGGCCTACGCGGAAGCACTCGCCGCGGATCCGCAGCACGCCGCCTCCGCGGTGGAGCTGGCCGCGGTGGAGCTGCTGGTGCGCAAGTCGAACATCGAGCAGGGCGCCCAGGCCGTGGAGAGCGCCCTGAAGCTCCAGGACGCGCTGGGGCCCGCCGAGCGCGCCCGCGCCCGCGGCCTCAAGGGCGTGGCCCTCTTCCAGCAGTTCAAGCCCAAGGAAGCGGAAACGGAGCTGAAGGAGGCCCTCAAGGACAACCCGAACTCCGACTTCATCAAGGCCCAGCTGGCCCAGGTGCTGCGCTCGCAGCGTGACTACGACGGCGCGCTGCCGCTCTACGCCTCGCTCGCGAAGGAGGACAGCGACAACCTGGGGTTCGTGGACGGCCACATCACCGCGCTGGTGATGACGGGCAAGATGCAGGACGCCCTCACCGCCGTGGAGGCCGCCAGCAAGAGCTTCCCCAACGAGGCGCGCATCGCGTACCTCTACGGCCGCATCGAGGACGCGCTCGACAAGCCCACGGAGGCGGAGGGCCACTTCAAGCGCGCCACCGCCGCCGACGCGAAGCTGGTGGACGCGGGCCTGTACCTGGGCCGCCTGTACCTCCGGCAGCACCGCAACGCGGACGCGCGCACCCTGCTGGAGGCCGCCGCGCAGCAGGCCCCGGAGCACGCGGGCGTGCACGCGGGCCTGGGTGAGCTGGCGCTCGCGGAGAACAACAGCCTGCTCGCGCAGCAGGAGTTCGACCGCGCCGTGCAGTTGGACCCCAACCTGGCGGACGCCCACCTGGGCCTGTCGCGCGTGGCCCTGCTCAACGGCGACGCCACCCGCGCGGAGACGGAGGCCAACCGCGCCCTGGAGCTGGATCCGCACCTGCTGAAGGACGGCCGGCTGCAGCGCGGCCTGGTCCTCTGGCGGCTGCACCGGCTGGACGAGGCCGCCGCGGAGCTGGAGAAGGCCAAGGCGGAGGACCCCCGCTCCATCACCACGCCCATCACCCTGGGCGCGGTGCTCCTGGAGAAGGGCGACCTGGCCGGCGCGGAGAGCAACCTGGGCCTCGCGCTGCGCAACGAGCCGTCCAACCACGAGGCGCTCTACTACCTGGGCCTCGTGCGCGCGAAGCGCTCCGAGTACACCCAGGCGCTCGACAGCATGAAGACCGCCGTGGACCGCGCGCCCAAGCGCCCGGACTACAAGTACGCGTACGGCGTCATCCTGCGCGACGCGAAGCGGCTGCCGGACGCCGTCGAGCAGTGGAAGGCCGCCGTGGAGCTGGAGCCCAACTACGCGGACGCGCATGAGGCCCTGGGCCACGCCCACCTGGAGCGCGGCGAGTTCGACGAGGCCATCGCTTCCTTCGAGGCGGCGCTCAAGGCGGATCCGCAGCGCACGCGGGTGCTGGGCGCCATGGGCGACGTGCTCTTCAACGCCGCCCGCTGGGACGACGCCGTCCGCCGCTACCAGGCGGCGCTCAAGGCGGATCCGAAGCTCACGTACGTCTACTACAAGGTCGCTCGCGCCTTCACGGAGCAGGCCCAGTACGCCAAGGCCATCGACTGGTACAAGAAGGCCACCACCGCCGAGCCGGACAACGCCCAGTCCTTCTACTACCTGGGCTTCGCCTACAAGGAGCGCAACAAGCGCAAGGACGCCATCACGGCCTTCAAGGAGTACCTGGTGAAGAAGCCGGACGCGGCGGACAAGAAGGACATCGAGGACGAAATCTACGACCTCGAACACTAG
- a CDS encoding zinc-ribbon domain-containing protein yields MKVSCPSCQTNYNIDDRRIPPGGAKLKCARCQTTFPIKADGASSEAPEAAPPAAPQPAAIPLPGSAAPQSAAIPLPGTAAPQSAAIPLPGTAAPQ; encoded by the coding sequence ATGAAAGTCTCCTGCCCGTCGTGCCAGACGAATTACAACATCGATGACAGGCGGATCCCGCCCGGCGGCGCGAAGCTGAAGTGCGCCCGGTGCCAGACCACGTTCCCCATCAAGGCCGATGGCGCGAGCTCCGAGGCTCCCGAGGCCGCGCCCCCCGCGGCGCCGCAGCCCGCCGCCATTCCGCTGCCGGGCAGTGCCGCGCCGCAGTCCGCCGCGATTCCCCTGCCGGGTACCGCCGCGCCCCAGTCCGCCGCCATTCCGCTGCCGGGCACCGCCGCGCCCCAGTAG
- a CDS encoding protoporphyrinogen/coproporphyrinogen oxidase → MDPIVILGAGLAGLSTAHFLKRPWRLIEKSDRVGGLIKTEVIDGCYFDPTGHWLHLRDPEIQQLVNTLWMPDQLVRIQRRAAIFSRDTFTRFPYQVNTHGLPPEVVAENLVGYVEAIYGEKGRALRERDPVNFEEFILRYMGEGFAKNFMLPYNQKLWTVHPREMSAAWVGRFVPRPTLKEVVDGALGAGSDQLGYNASFLYPREGGIESLARAMKQHLTGGELSVRTEPVSIDWKAKQVTLSDGRTLPYSGLVSSIALPALVELLGKGASGVPDEVQAAAKRLRAFIVTYVCVGARGANRQPWHWIYLPEPEFHSYRIGAPSAVYAPLAPPDTASFSVEFSHHGELSVADAEQFAVEDLVRSRMIHSADDILFAKGREIPNAYVLYDDAYGPAMAEVKRFLEHAGILMAGRYGKWEYASMEDAILDGRACARTLNG, encoded by the coding sequence ATGGATCCCATCGTCATCCTCGGAGCGGGCCTGGCGGGCCTGTCCACCGCGCACTTCCTCAAGCGCCCCTGGCGCCTCATCGAGAAGTCCGACCGGGTCGGCGGCCTCATCAAGACCGAGGTCATCGACGGGTGTTACTTCGACCCCACCGGCCACTGGCTCCACCTGCGAGACCCGGAGATCCAGCAGCTGGTCAACACGCTCTGGATGCCGGACCAGCTGGTGCGCATCCAGCGCCGCGCCGCCATCTTCTCGCGCGACACCTTCACCCGCTTCCCCTACCAGGTGAACACCCACGGGCTGCCGCCGGAGGTCGTGGCGGAGAACCTGGTCGGCTACGTGGAGGCCATCTACGGGGAGAAGGGCCGCGCCCTGCGCGAGCGCGACCCCGTGAACTTCGAGGAGTTCATCCTCCGCTACATGGGCGAGGGCTTCGCGAAGAACTTCATGCTGCCCTACAACCAGAAGCTCTGGACCGTGCACCCGCGCGAGATGTCCGCCGCGTGGGTCGGCCGGTTCGTGCCGCGCCCCACCCTCAAGGAGGTCGTGGACGGGGCGCTCGGCGCGGGCAGTGATCAGCTGGGCTACAACGCGTCGTTCCTCTACCCGCGCGAGGGCGGCATCGAGAGCCTGGCGCGCGCGATGAAGCAGCACCTGACGGGCGGCGAGCTGAGCGTGCGCACCGAGCCCGTCTCCATCGACTGGAAGGCGAAGCAGGTCACCCTGTCGGACGGGCGCACCCTGCCGTATTCGGGGCTGGTGTCCTCCATCGCGCTGCCGGCGCTGGTGGAGCTCCTCGGGAAGGGCGCCTCCGGCGTGCCGGACGAGGTGCAGGCCGCGGCGAAGCGCCTGCGCGCCTTCATCGTCACGTACGTGTGCGTGGGCGCCCGGGGCGCGAACCGCCAGCCGTGGCATTGGATCTACCTGCCGGAGCCGGAGTTCCACTCGTACCGCATCGGGGCGCCGTCGGCGGTGTACGCGCCCCTGGCTCCGCCGGACACGGCCAGCTTCTCCGTGGAGTTCAGCCACCACGGCGAGCTGTCCGTGGCGGACGCGGAGCAGTTCGCGGTGGAGGACCTGGTGCGCTCGCGGATGATCCACTCGGCGGACGACATCCTCTTCGCGAAGGGGCGGGAGATTCCGAACGCGTACGTCCTCTACGACGACGCCTACGGCCCCGCGATGGCGGAGGTGAAGCGCTTCCTGGAGCACGCCGGCATCCTCATGGCGGGGCGCTATGGAAAGTGGGAATACGCTTCCATGGAAGACGCCATCCTGGACGGGCGGGCTTGCGCCCGGACGCTGAACGGCTGA
- a CDS encoding glycosyltransferase family 2 protein, giving the protein MALHLSVVIPVYNEESIIAQAAEELRQGLDARGLDYEIIFAENGSRDATPRLLEEICAKNPRLRWFHSETPNYGVALKAGILKAQGTYVVCDEIDLCDLTFYDAALPRLERGEADMVVGSKAAKGASDQRPLIRRAATRVHNKLLRVALGFQGTDTHGLKAFRREALLPVIQKCVVDMDVFASEFVIRAWREGLNVMEIPIQLHEKRQPSIHLFKRVPNVLKNVGKLFYVIRVRGT; this is encoded by the coding sequence ATGGCCCTGCACCTCTCCGTCGTCATCCCCGTCTACAACGAGGAGTCCATCATCGCCCAGGCAGCCGAAGAGCTGCGCCAGGGGCTGGATGCTCGCGGGCTCGACTACGAAATCATCTTCGCGGAGAACGGCTCGCGGGATGCGACGCCCCGGCTCCTGGAGGAGATCTGCGCGAAGAACCCGCGCCTGCGCTGGTTCCACTCAGAGACGCCCAACTACGGCGTGGCGCTCAAGGCCGGCATCCTGAAGGCCCAGGGCACCTATGTGGTCTGCGATGAAATCGACCTCTGCGACCTGACCTTCTACGACGCGGCGCTGCCCCGGCTGGAGCGCGGCGAGGCGGACATGGTCGTGGGCTCCAAGGCGGCCAAGGGCGCGAGCGACCAGCGGCCCCTCATCCGCCGCGCGGCCACGCGGGTGCACAACAAGCTCTTGCGCGTGGCGCTGGGCTTCCAGGGCACGGATACGCACGGCCTGAAGGCGTTCCGCCGCGAAGCGCTGCTGCCCGTCATCCAGAAGTGCGTGGTGGACATGGACGTGTTCGCCAGCGAGTTCGTCATCCGCGCGTGGCGCGAGGGGCTGAACGTCATGGAGATCCCCATCCAGCTCCATGAGAAGCGCCAGCCGTCCATCCACCTGTTCAAGCGCGTGCCCAACGTGCTCAAGAACGTGGGCAAGCTGTTCTACGTCATCCGCGTCCGCGGGACCTGA